A genomic stretch from Sphingobacteriia bacterium includes:
- the secE gene encoding preprotein translocase subunit SecE, which yields MSNIKALEFIKQVKQEASKIVYPEKRDALITSAVVVFVVIMLSLFFIAIDAIIFKVIQIILNIGG from the coding sequence ATGAGCAATATTAAAGCTTTAGAGTTTATTAAACAAGTTAAACAAGAAGCCTCAAAGATAGTTTATCCTGAGAAGCGCGATGCATTGATAACATCAGCAGTCGTAGTGTTTGTAGTAATAATGCTATCACTATTCTTTATAGCTATTGATGCTATTATTTTTAAAGTAATACAAATTATCTTGAATATTGGAGGATAG